CACGCCGTCGCGTGCGACGGACGTCGCGGCCGACCCCGCCGGCGCGACGTCCACACCCGAGCCGGTGCTGGTCGCCGAGAACCTCAGCAAGACCTACCGTGTCCCCGGAGCGGGAAAGCGCGCCGAGTTCCACGCGCTCGACGGTGTCGACCTGACGGTGCTGCGCGGGACCACCCACGCGATCGTCGGCGAATCCGGCGCCGGCAAGTCGACGCTCGCGGGCATCCTGGCCGGGTTCACCAGACCGGACGGCGGCAGCGTGCGGGTCGGCGACGCCGACGTCACATCCGCCGGGCGCAAGCAGCTCCGGGAACTGCGCCGGGATCTGCAGTTCGTGTTCCAGAACCCTTACACGTCACTGGATCCGCGGTTCACCGTCGAGCGGTTGATCGCCGAGCCGCTGGTGGCCTTCGGCGTCGGCTCTTCGAGGCGCGCCCGCGCGGAACGCGTTGGTGAGTTGCTCGACGCCGTCGCGCTGGATCGCGATCATGCTCGCCGGCTCCCCCGGGAGCTGTCGGGAGGGCAGCGGCAACGTGTGGCGATCGCCCGTGCCCTGGCCCTCAACCCGGAGATCGTGATCCTCGACGAGGCGGTCAGCGCACTCGACGTCTCGGTGCAGGCGCAGATCCTGCAGCTGCTGGTCGACCTCCAGGCCGAGCTCGGTCTGAGCTATGTCTTCGTGACGCACGACCTGGGAGTGGTGCGACTCATCGGCGACCAGGTGACGGTGATGCGCAGCGGATCGGTGGTCGAGACCGGTGCGGTGGAGGAGGTGTTCACGACACCGGCGCACCCGTACACGCGGGAGCTGATCGCCGCGATCCCCGGTGTCGCCGGCACCGGCACACAGCTGTCGGCTCAGGCGTAGGCGGCCTGGAAGGTCAACCGGGCGTGCTGCTTTCCGGCCGCCGCGCGGAAGTCCTGCATCGCCCGGGGCATGTGGAAACCGTTGGTGACGATCAGCGCGCCGGTGGCGCCCATGTGCTTGAGCATCGCGACCGTGTTGGTGGCGTTGGCGACGGTGCTGGTCGACGCGCCCTCGTTGACCATCTGCCACATCGGGACGCCGCGTCGGATCAGGCCGACGTTCATGAACTGGGCCTCCGACACCGGCAGCCACCAGGTGTTGCCGCCGGACACGATCATCCGGTTGAACGGGTGGCTCAGCGCGAGGTTGGCGGCGACGTTCATCCGACGCTCCAGGATGGCCGGTGTCTGCCCGAAGGTGCCCATCTTGGCGCCGAGCACCACGATGTATCGCGTGGGCGGGCTCTGCCACAGGAAGACGCTGTTGGGCGACAACAGGTCGGAACTCCCGGCGCCGAGGCTGCCGGTGTCGGCCCGTGCCGGCGCGGCGACGGCGACACTCAGCACGGTGACGAGTGCGATCATCAGGGCGGCGATCCGTACACGCATGGCACGAGTGTACTAAAAGTTCTTTGGCGCGCTAAAGAACTGGCTGAACTGCGGCGACGGGCTGCTGGCAGGTGATGCAGTGGATGCCGCCGCCCCGCGCGAACAACGGTCGCGCATCGACGCTCACCACCCGGCGACCCGGGTAGGCGTCGCCGAGGATGCCGAGCGCCGTGTCGTCGCCGGGATCGTCGAAACTGCAGGCGATCACGGCGTCGTTGACAACCAGGTGGTTGATGTAGCTGTAGTCGACGAATCCCTCGTCGTCGCGCAGCACCGCCGGTGCGGGCACGTCGATGATCTGCCAGGCCCGGCCGGCCGCGTCGGTCGACGACGCGAACACCTCGCGCACCGTCGCCGACACCGCATGGTCGGGATGCCCGGGATCGCCCTGCGCGTGGACCAGCACCACGCCCGGGCTCGGGATGGCCGCGACGATGTCCACATGCCCACGGGTGCCGAACATCTCGTTGTCGCGGGTCAGTCCGTACGGCAACCACACCGCATGCGTGCTGCCGATGGTGCGGGCCAGTTCGGCCTCCACCTGTGCACGCGTCCACGCACTGTTGCGTCCCTCGCCGAGCTGCACCGATTCGGTCAGCAGGACGGTGCCCTCCCCGTCGACCTGGATGCCGCCGCCCTCGTTGATCATCGGTGAGTCGATGAGTTCGGCGCCGCAGAGCCCGGCGATGAGAGACGCGATCCTCTCGTCGCGGTCCCACCGCGCCCACTCGGCCGCACCCCAACCGTTGAACACCCAGTCGACCGCACCGAGCCGTCCGCCCTCGTCGACCACGAACGTCGGGCCGATGTCGCGGGCCCACGCATCGTTCAGCGGTGCCTCGACGATCTCGATCTCCGACGACAGGTGTCGCCGTGCCGCGGCGATCTCGCCGGGATCGACGATCACGGTGACCGGCTCGAACCCGACGATCGCATGCGCCACGGCCGCCCAGGTGCGCCGTGCCTCGTCCTGCTCGGCCTCGGTGTCGCCGAGGCTGTATCCGGGTGCCGGATAGGCCATCCAGACCCGTTCCTGGGCAACCCTTTCCGCGGGCATCCGCCAGGTCATGACCGACGTTCGCCCAGCGTGGTGTCGGCGACCGGGGCGACGAGCGGACCGTAGGTGTCCGGTCGTCGGGTGCGCAGGAACGGGAACAAGGTCAGCCAGTCGTGGCGCAGGTTCAGATCGAGGTCGGCCACCAACACGGCGGATTCGTCGCGCGGCGCCCGCACCAGCACCCGGCCGTAGGGGTCGCAGATGAACGACGACCCGTAGAAGGTGATCTGCCCCTCGTCGCCGTGTCGATTCGGCACGATCATGAAAGTGCCTGCGGTGATCGCATTCCCGGTGATCACGTGATGCCACAGCGGCTCGGTGTCGAAGTCCGGGAAGTCGGGTTCGCTGCCGATGGCGGTCGGATAGACGATCATGTCCGCGCCGGCCAGCGAGTAGGCGCGCGCCAACTCGGGGAACCACTCGTCCCAGCAGGTCGGCAGGCCGAGCGCGGCGCCGCCGAGGCCGTCCGGCCGGTAGACCGGGTACGGATCGTCGTCCGCGGGTCCGGGCCGGAAATACGTGTCCTCGTAATACCCACTGGTGACGGGGATGTGGAGTTTGCGGGTGCGCCCCACCAACTCGCCGGACGGGGACACCAGGATCGCGGTGTTGAATCCCAGGCCGTCGCCGACGCCATCGGTCCGCTCGTACACGGACGCGTGCACGTGGATCCCGTGGGTCGTGGCCATCTGCCGCGCGAAGGTGATCGTCGGCCCGTCGTCGAGGCTCTCCGCGTTCGCGGCGGCATCGTCACCGCCGCGCACGAACGCCGGATACCGCAGAAGGGTGATCTCCGGCAGGAAGACGACTCGCGCACCGAGGTCGGCGGCGGTCGCGATGCCGTCGGCGAGTTCCGCCGTGACCGCCTCGACATCGGGCTGCCAGCGGTGCTGGACGAGTCCGACACGCACCGGATCGCGGGTCGGCTCGTCGTAACGGCAGAGGGGAGGGGACGCCGAGAGGTCGGCGGTGGCGACGAACATGATGGTGGCCTTCGGGTTTCTGGCTTCAGGTGAGCGCGATGTACTTGACGGACAGGTACTCCTCGATGCCCTCGCTGCCACCCTCGCGGCCGATACCCGACTGCTTGACGCCACCGAAGGGGGCGGCCGGATCGGAGATGACCCCGCGGTTGACGCCGACCATCCCGGAATCCAGTGCCGCGGAGACCCGCATGCAGCGTTCGTGGTCGCGGCTGTAGAAGTACGATGCCAGGCCGTATTCGGTGGAGTTGGCCGCCTTGATGGCATCGGTCTCCGATTCGAAGGTGCTGATCACCGCGACCGGTCCGAAGATCTCACCGCGCGTGACCGTGGCGTAGGCATCCACCTGGTCGAGAACGGTCGCCGGGTAGAAAAAACCCTTGCCCTCGGGTACCTTGCCGCCCAACCGGACCCGCGCGCCGTCGGCGATCGCGTCGTCCACGGCCTCGGCGACCTTGTCGCGCTGCTTCGCGCTGACCAGCGGCCCGAGCGTGACGCCCGACTCGTACCCGGCGCCGAGCCGGACCGCGGCCATCTTCTCGGTGAGCTTGGCGGTGAACTCCTCTGCAACGCTCGACTGCACCAGGAATCGGTTGGCCGCCGTGCACGCCTCACCGCCGTTGCGCATCTTGGCCGCGAACGCGCCCTCGACGGCGGCGTCGATGTCGGCATCGTCGAACACCAGGAACGGCGCGTTGCCGCCGAGTTCCATGGATGTGCGCTGCACGCGTTCGGCCGCCTGCCCCAACAGGGTTCGACCCACCGGGGTGGACCCGGTGAAGCTGATCTTGCGGATGCGATCATCGGTGATGATCGCCGTCGACACGTCCCCGGAGAGCGTCGTCGGCAGGACCGACAACACGCCGGCGGGCAATCCGGCCTCGGCGAGGATCTGGGCCAGCAGCAGCATGGTCAGCGGTGTCTCATGAGCCGGCTTGACGAGCATGACGTTGCCGGCCGCCAGCGCGGGCGCGATCTTGCGCGTCCCCATCGCGAGCGGGAAGTTCCACGGCGTGATCGCCAGGCACGGACCCACCGGTGCGTGCGTGACGAGAATCCGTCCCGTGCCGGCGGGAGCGGTGGTGAACCGGCCACCGATCCGCACCGCCTCCTCGGCGAACCAGCGCAGGAACTCGGTGCCGTACTTGGTCTCACCCTGGCTGTCGGGCAGCGCCCGACCCAGTTCGAGGGTCATCAGCATGGCGAGGTCATCGGCTCGCTCGGTGAGCAGTTCGAAAGCGCGACGGAGGATCTCGCCCCGTTCTCGGGGAGCGGTGGCCGCCCAGTCGTCGGCGACCGCAGCGGCCTTGTCGAGTGCGAGCCGCGCGTCGTCGACGGTGGCGTCGGCGACCGAGATGAGTGGCTCCTCGGTGGCCGGGTCGTACACCGAGAACGTGGCGCCCGAACTCGACGGGACCGACTCCCCGTTGATCCACAGGCCGGTCGGCACACTCTTCAGGACGGCCTGCGGGTCCACAATGGTTTCGGTGTTGCTCATGTCAGATGCACATCCTTGCAAGAGTTGTCGGGAGGGCGGCGCGGGTCAGTCGTCGTGGTGGCAGCCGTGGGCGCCAGGTGACGGCTCGACGTCGAGCGCGGGATTGCGGTCGAAGAAGCCGAACGGCTTGAGCCAGAAGGAGACGGTGTCGGCCGGCATGACCGGCCAGTCCTCGGGACGGGTGATGTGGTGGATGCCGAACGTGTACCAGAGCACGACGTCGGTGTCGGCGATCGGCCGGTTGGCCTTGGTCCATTCGCCGAGCCCGGTGTCGTGATCGGACTGGTTGACGAATTCGCCTGCCGGCCAACGCTCGTCGGCCCGGTTCGGGGTGACCCACAGTGTGTGGCCGATCACGGTCGCGCGTTTGAAGATCGGCGATGCCGGGTCGAACATGGCCGGGAACGCGCCGGTCGGTACCAGCTTGTACGCGGGGTTGTGGCCGAGTGACGTGGTGACGTTGGTGTTGGCGACCTTCCACGCGCGTTGCGTCGCGAAGTTCATGTCCTGCTTGCCCTCGGCCTCGGTGCGCAGCGCGGTGGTCTGCTGTACCAGCGACAGGCCCAGCGGATTGCCGGGGCCCATCGGCTCGGCGACGGTCTCCGACGCGAACACCGTGTTGTCGGTGCCGTCGATGTCGAGGTCGAGACGGGCGACCAGGAAATGCTGGTGGAACGGCGCATACGTGCGGTTGTCGACGGTGGTGCCGTGCGGGTTCGACGTGACTCCCGGCGGCATCGGCGTGGTCACCATGATCCCCGTGGCACGCACCTCACATTCGATGTTGCCGTCCTGATAGAACCGCCAGTAGACGAGGTACTCGTAATTGGCAACGGTGACATGGAAACTCACGGTCAGGCGCCGCATCCGGCGCACCTCGGCGCCGGCGTCGTGATCGACGTGCTTCCACAGGACGGCGTTGTCCTCCTCGTGGATGCAGATGGCGTTGCTGATGGTGTACGGCTCCCCGGCGCTGTTGTGCATCACCGCGTCGAGATAGCGGATCTCGCCGAGGCAGTCGCAGCCCAGATCCAGCGACGTGGTCATGAACCCCAGGCCCCACTCGCCGATGTCGAATGCGGTGCGCCGGTAGTGGTCTTCGCAATGGTCCCGGTAGGGCACCACCATCTCCGCGAACGAGAGCCGGTGTGCGACCGATCGTTCCCGGCCGGCGTCGTTGTAGGTGATCGCGTGCAGGGTCATCCCCTCGCGATAGTTGAACCCGACGCGCAGCGACCAGTTCTGCCAGGTGAGCTTGTTGCCCTCGAGGGTGAACGACGGGCCGTCCGGCTGGGTGATCTCGAGCGGCTTGAGCGGCGGGCGGCGGGATTCATCTCGGATCCGCTGCGGGATGTGCCGCGGCACGTACTCGCCCATCACCTCGGGCTGGTCGTACCCACCCTCGGCGGCGGAATCCTCGATCCGCAACAACTCC
This sequence is a window from Gordonia insulae. Protein-coding genes within it:
- a CDS encoding YdcF family protein produces the protein MRVRIAALMIALVTVLSVAVAAPARADTGSLGAGSSDLLSPNSVFLWQSPPTRYIVVLGAKMGTFGQTPAILERRMNVAANLALSHPFNRMIVSGGNTWWLPVSEAQFMNVGLIRRGVPMWQMVNEGASTSTVANATNTVAMLKHMGATGALIVTNGFHMPRAMQDFRAAAGKQHARLTFQAAYA
- a CDS encoding agmatine deiminase family protein — encoded protein: MTWRMPAERVAQERVWMAYPAPGYSLGDTEAEQDEARRTWAAVAHAIVGFEPVTVIVDPGEIAAARRHLSSEIEIVEAPLNDAWARDIGPTFVVDEGGRLGAVDWVFNGWGAAEWARWDRDERIASLIAGLCGAELIDSPMINEGGGIQVDGEGTVLLTESVQLGEGRNSAWTRAQVEAELARTIGSTHAVWLPYGLTRDNEMFGTRGHVDIVAAIPSPGVVLVHAQGDPGHPDHAVSATVREVFASSTDAAGRAWQIIDVPAPAVLRDDEGFVDYSYINHLVVNDAVIACSFDDPGDDTALGILGDAYPGRRVVSVDARPLFARGGGIHCITCQQPVAAVQPVL
- a CDS encoding nitrilase-related carbon-nitrogen hydrolase — translated: MFVATADLSASPPLCRYDEPTRDPVRVGLVQHRWQPDVEAVTAELADGIATAADLGARVVFLPEITLLRYPAFVRGGDDAAANAESLDDGPTITFARQMATTHGIHVHASVYERTDGVGDGLGFNTAILVSPSGELVGRTRKLHIPVTSGYYEDTYFRPGPADDDPYPVYRPDGLGGAALGLPTCWDEWFPELARAYSLAGADMIVYPTAIGSEPDFPDFDTEPLWHHVITGNAITAGTFMIVPNRHGDEGQITFYGSSFICDPYGRVLVRAPRDESAVLVADLDLNLRHDWLTLFPFLRTRRPDTYGPLVAPVADTTLGERRS
- a CDS encoding NAD-dependent succinate-semialdehyde dehydrogenase, which gives rise to MSNTETIVDPQAVLKSVPTGLWINGESVPSSSGATFSVYDPATEEPLISVADATVDDARLALDKAAAVADDWAATAPRERGEILRRAFELLTERADDLAMLMTLELGRALPDSQGETKYGTEFLRWFAEEAVRIGGRFTTAPAGTGRILVTHAPVGPCLAITPWNFPLAMGTRKIAPALAAGNVMLVKPAHETPLTMLLLAQILAEAGLPAGVLSVLPTTLSGDVSTAIITDDRIRKISFTGSTPVGRTLLGQAAERVQRTSMELGGNAPFLVFDDADIDAAVEGAFAAKMRNGGEACTAANRFLVQSSVAEEFTAKLTEKMAAVRLGAGYESGVTLGPLVSAKQRDKVAEAVDDAIADGARVRLGGKVPEGKGFFYPATVLDQVDAYATVTRGEIFGPVAVISTFESETDAIKAANSTEYGLASYFYSRDHERCMRVSAALDSGMVGVNRGVISDPAAPFGGVKQSGIGREGGSEGIEEYLSVKYIALT
- a CDS encoding primary-amine oxidase, with the protein product MTDTATPATDFAHPLDPLGADEFRAVAALLGREQGVGDGWRIASIELAEPSKAELTAYTADGTVPPRRAVVICLNSGENATYKSFITLTGDPDGLGTVESFEHIPGVQANFTVDEFEECDRVLRAHPDVQAALANRGITDLDRVFMDTWTYGGAVIPEEFAGRRLGWSDTWVRNAEGSNPYANPIAGLHCVIDVNTMELLRIEDSAAEGGYDQPEVMGEYVPRHIPQRIRDESRRPPLKPLEITQPDGPSFTLEGNKLTWQNWSLRVGFNYREGMTLHAITYNDAGRERSVAHRLSFAEMVVPYRDHCEDHYRRTAFDIGEWGLGFMTTSLDLGCDCLGEIRYLDAVMHNSAGEPYTISNAICIHEEDNAVLWKHVDHDAGAEVRRMRRLTVSFHVTVANYEYLVYWRFYQDGNIECEVRATGIMVTTPMPPGVTSNPHGTTVDNRTYAPFHQHFLVARLDLDIDGTDNTVFASETVAEPMGPGNPLGLSLVQQTTALRTEAEGKQDMNFATQRAWKVANTNVTTSLGHNPAYKLVPTGAFPAMFDPASPIFKRATVIGHTLWVTPNRADERWPAGEFVNQSDHDTGLGEWTKANRPIADTDVVLWYTFGIHHITRPEDWPVMPADTVSFWLKPFGFFDRNPALDVEPSPGAHGCHHDD